The proteins below come from a single Roseiflexus sp. RS-1 genomic window:
- a CDS encoding response regulator encodes MTYRLIVVPGDSDELRALQSAFSGDVTVQTLDTANEALWEVRNDPPGVIIANVELPGMSGIDLAEILPNFGAPTRLVLWSRRSDPQIARQVAGFGVQHIVNSGMAIGDLRDLIYRELREAATTVTQAEEPPTVSAPEPPPRPVRQPKEEPSAPAEPPRPARQKAEPPRAAEPPPARPAEPAHRPARRRDGPLVLTPEDQRAIRLRMEALDRDVGSKCIILADRAGMVLAETGLTIGLPTMVLLPLLSTSFSTAGQITQMLRETESSALYVHEGSHYDLYCFDIAQRLMLVIVFDKSGTPAKIGSVWVYAKRAIRDIQELLG; translated from the coding sequence ATGACGTACCGACTCATCGTTGTTCCAGGCGATAGTGACGAACTGCGCGCCTTGCAGAGCGCGTTCTCAGGCGATGTTACGGTGCAAACGCTCGACACGGCAAATGAGGCGTTGTGGGAAGTACGGAATGATCCGCCTGGCGTTATCATCGCAAATGTGGAACTTCCGGGAATGAGCGGCATCGATCTGGCGGAGATTCTGCCAAACTTCGGTGCGCCAACCCGTCTGGTGCTCTGGAGTCGCCGGTCGGACCCGCAGATTGCGCGGCAGGTGGCGGGGTTCGGCGTCCAGCACATCGTCAACAGTGGAATGGCAATCGGTGACCTGCGCGATCTGATCTACCGCGAACTGCGTGAAGCGGCGACCACGGTCACGCAGGCGGAAGAGCCGCCGACGGTGAGCGCACCAGAACCGCCCCCGCGCCCGGTACGCCAGCCGAAGGAAGAGCCGTCCGCCCCTGCCGAGCCGCCGCGCCCGGCGCGCCAGAAGGCAGAGCCGCCCCGCGCGGCGGAGCCGCCGCCCGCCCGCCCGGCGGAACCGGCGCACCGCCCGGCGCGACGACGCGATGGACCACTGGTGCTGACTCCCGAAGATCAGCGGGCGATACGGTTGCGCATGGAAGCGCTTGACCGCGACGTCGGCTCCAAGTGCATCATCCTCGCCGACCGGGCCGGCATGGTGCTGGCAGAGACCGGATTGACGATCGGGTTGCCGACGATGGTGCTCCTGCCGCTGCTCTCGACCAGTTTCTCAACAGCCGGACAGATCACCCAGATGTTGCGCGAGACCGAATCATCGGCATTGTATGTCCACGAAGGCAGTCATTACGATCTCTACTGCTTCGATATTGCGCAACGCCTGATGCTGGTGATTGTCTTCGATAAATCAGGGACGCCTGCGAAGATCGGGTCGGTCTGGGTGTATGCCAAACGCGCCATCCGCGATATTCAAGAGTTGCTCGGATAG
- a CDS encoding sensor histidine kinase — MSQAIGTAVSKTPAGASPPRLLIVDDEQHMCDVCSRTLQRAGYDVLATNDPLVAIEALNNGQHFDLLLTDIKMPAMSGLDLARIAREKDPEIAIIIMTGYASLENLHQSVRRGVADFLAKPFELEQLRLAVDQALHKRAMQQDNLRLRTLEQLLAVSEALSATLELSELVHTVLDAMIERSGFQTGFLLLGDEPAMLHLAATTPETAHLTDEGRALAERAFTLQQTRYEETACYGTQPDQTLHAALAVPLRAQGRVNGVVVLCNQHSTTLRPGVQQGLMLLANQAGAALRNATLYRQLDEAYQRRQELDHLKSEFIAIASHELRTPLSIVLGYTMMVRDQVEGSQRDYLQRVMESAQRIKAIVDDMVNLHYIDTGESQPQLALVDLGETIYQTVQNLRSAAELAGQTITVNLPDALPPFLTDREKVMLVLNHLLSNAIKFTPQHGRITITVSIRQYHELESLREVSVITPSASLRALPWVVTDVRDTGIGIPMHERTRIFERFYQVGDSLTRERGGVGLGLALVRELIASLGGAVWVVSREGEGSTFSFALPLRRT; from the coding sequence ATGAGTCAGGCAATCGGTACTGCGGTTTCCAAAACGCCAGCCGGCGCCTCACCGCCACGTTTGCTGATCGTCGATGATGAACAGCATATGTGCGATGTATGCTCGCGCACCCTGCAACGCGCCGGCTACGACGTGCTTGCCACCAACGATCCGCTTGTCGCCATTGAGGCGCTCAACAATGGGCAGCACTTCGATCTGCTGCTGACCGATATCAAAATGCCGGCGATGAGTGGTCTCGATCTGGCGCGAATCGCGCGCGAAAAAGACCCGGAGATTGCCATTATCATCATGACCGGGTATGCGTCGCTTGAAAATCTCCACCAATCGGTGCGGCGCGGCGTGGCGGATTTTCTCGCAAAACCGTTCGAACTCGAGCAACTGCGCCTGGCGGTCGATCAGGCATTGCACAAACGCGCGATGCAGCAGGACAACCTGCGATTGCGGACGCTCGAACAACTGCTCGCGGTCAGCGAAGCGCTCAGCGCCACGCTAGAACTGTCGGAACTGGTCCATACCGTCCTCGATGCCATGATCGAACGGAGCGGGTTTCAGACCGGGTTCCTGCTGCTGGGGGATGAACCTGCAATGTTGCATCTTGCAGCAACAACACCAGAGACGGCGCACCTGACCGACGAGGGACGCGCGCTGGCTGAGCGCGCATTCACCCTCCAGCAAACACGCTATGAAGAGACTGCGTGCTACGGAACACAGCCTGATCAGACACTGCACGCAGCGCTCGCCGTGCCGCTGCGCGCTCAAGGGCGAGTCAACGGCGTGGTTGTCCTGTGCAACCAGCACTCCACCACCCTGCGACCGGGCGTCCAACAGGGGTTAATGTTGCTCGCCAACCAGGCTGGCGCCGCGTTGCGCAACGCAACCCTCTACCGTCAACTCGATGAAGCGTATCAGCGCCGACAGGAACTCGATCACCTCAAAAGCGAGTTCATCGCCATCGCCTCGCACGAACTGCGCACTCCACTCTCGATTGTACTTGGATATACTATGATGGTCCGTGATCAGGTCGAGGGAAGTCAGCGCGACTACCTTCAGCGCGTAATGGAGAGCGCCCAACGTATCAAAGCGATCGTCGATGATATGGTCAATCTGCACTACATCGATACTGGTGAGTCACAACCGCAACTCGCGCTGGTCGATCTGGGCGAGACGATCTACCAGACGGTGCAGAATCTGCGCAGTGCGGCGGAACTCGCGGGGCAAACGATCACGGTCAACCTGCCCGATGCGCTCCCGCCATTCCTGACTGATCGCGAAAAGGTGATGCTGGTGCTCAATCATCTGTTGTCCAATGCGATCAAGTTTACGCCGCAGCACGGACGGATCACGATTACGGTGAGCATACGGCAGTATCACGAACTGGAGTCGCTGCGCGAAGTATCGGTCATCACGCCTTCGGCGTCGCTTCGCGCATTACCCTGGGTTGTGACCGATGTCAGGGACACCGGGATCGGCATCCCGATGCACGAACGAACGCGGATCTTCGAACGTTTTTATCAGGTCGGCGACTCGCTTACGCGCGAGCGTGGCGGCGTCGGGCTTGGATTGGCGCTGGTGCGCGAGTTGATAGCCTCACTGGGCGGGGCGGTGTGGGTTGTCAGTCGAGAGGGTGAAGGCAGCACCTTCTCGTTTGCGCTCCCCCTCCGCCGGACTTAG